A section of the Centropristis striata isolate RG_2023a ecotype Rhode Island chromosome 7, C.striata_1.0, whole genome shotgun sequence genome encodes:
- the xbp1 gene encoding LOW QUALITY PROTEIN: X-box-binding protein 1 (The sequence of the model RefSeq protein was modified relative to this genomic sequence to represent the inferred CDS: deleted 2 bases in 1 codon), translating to MVVVATGTGGPHKVLLISGKQSGSSSGSQAGYNRPISVVLPSSASPASSDSDSNSSAGPPIRKRQRLTHLSPEEKALRRKLKNRVAAQTARDRKKAKMGELEQQVLELELENQKLHIENRLLREKSSGLLTENEELRQRLGLDTLDSKEKVQGLLSSGNETGLGIGSSERSTQATCASAAGAGPAVPKSEDFSMDTDGPDTTDNESDLLLGILDILDPELFLKSCEQECEEPQVLLVGGGNPVPAATPAPLGAPSVKLEALNELIHFDHIYTKPVEEVSDGHCSDSESETDEKIDDEDDELAAFPVADVVEVEDETVCIKDEPEEVVIPSCESHSQVDDIFSGDSSSALSGLDKEACLADTYSDSGYEGSPSPFSDMSSPLCSESTWEDMFANELFPQLISV from the exons ATGGTGGTGGTAGCAACAGGGACCGGAGGGCCCCACAAAGTGCTCCTTATCTCCGGGAAACAGAGCGGCTCGTCGAGCGGCTCGCAGGCCGGATACAACCGGCCCATCTCGGTCGTTTTACCGTCATCTGCGAGCCCGGCGTCGTCCGATTCAGACTCCAACTCCTCCGCGGGGCCGCCCatcagaaagagacagaggctCACACACTTGAGTCCGGAGGAAAAAGCACTTCGGAG GAAACTCAAGAACAGAGTCGCAGCCCAGACAGCCAGAGACAGGAAAAAGGCCAAAATGGGAGAGCTGGAACAGCAAGTCCTAGAGTTGGAGCTGGag AATCAGAAACTTCACATTGAAAACAGGCTACTTCGGGAAAAATCGAGCGGCCTACTGACAGAAAATGAGGAACTGAGACAGAGACTTGGGTTGGACACCCTCGACTCAAAAGAGAAG GTTCAGGGTTTGTTGTCCAGTGGGAACGAAACAGGTTTGGGGATCGGGTCTTCTGAG CGCAGCACTCAGGCTACGTGTGCCTCCGCAGCAGGTGCAGGCCCAGCAGTCCCTAAATCTGAAGACTTCTCAATGGATACAGATGGTCCTGACACTACAGACAATGag TCTGATTTGCTCCTGGGCATTCTGGACATCCTTGACCCAGAGCTGTTCCTCAAGTCTTGTGAACAGGAGTGCGAGGAGCCGCAGGTGCTGCTGGTCGGAGGGGGGAACCCAGTACCTGCCGCCACACCTGCGCCTCTGGGGGCCCCATCAGTTAAGCTGGAGGCCCTTAATGAACTGATCCACTTTGACCACATTTACACCAAGCCCGTGGAGGAGGTGAGCGACGGGCATTGCAGCGACTCGGAGAGCGAAACGGACGAGAAGATCGACGACGAAGACGACGAGCTGGCCGCCTTCCCCGTGGCCGacgtggtggaggtggaggacgaGACCGTCTGCATCAAAGACGAGCCGGAGGAAGTGGTCATCCCCAGCTGTGAGAGTCACAGTCAGGTGGATGACATCTTCTCTGGAGACTCCTCCTCCGCCCTCAGCGGCCTGGATAAGGAAGCCTGCCTTGCGGACACCTACAGCGACTCCGGATACGAAGGGTCCCCTTCCCCTTTCAGCGACATGTCCTCTCCCCTGTGCTCAGAGAGCACCTGGGAAGACATGTTCGCCAATGAACTCTTCCCCCAGCTAATCAGTGTCTGA